A genomic window from Micromonospora ferruginea includes:
- a CDS encoding helix-turn-helix transcriptional regulator — protein sequence MGGSVAPAAAVGTATDGGADDLLGRADECHRLTGMLADAVDGRGGALVLRGAAGVGKTALLDHCAAHAGGMRVLRATGVPFEAELPFSALHELVRPLLDRLDELPARQADALRTALAVDGGSGTVNRLAAYLATLTLLTTAAERTPVLCLVDDAHWIDPASAEALLFTARRLLADRVAIVFAARDVPGFDGRGVPELPVAGLAPDAAVRLAMRAGLDRRAAEDLAAATAGNPLALIELPAALAEEHRDGWLPLEEPLVLADRIRTSVLAHARGLPEATWRALVVCAVAGTTGPALLQQVLTMQGLHLDALDPAVDAGLVRVGGREVTFRHPLTRAAVHSVAGAGQRRSAHLAIASVLTGADAADRRAWHLAAATSVPDERVAALLAGSAERAQRRGGVVAEARAYERSARLTPDADLRAERLIGATRAWANAGAGRHAVALGEEALTLTRRVDLLCRVKPLLTHLALQHSDAAVREQAFLAEAESYAGVDPLGAAKLMSAGVNQFWARFDIAGMLPLCTRVVALARTADGPPWPKGLIRLAAAQVLAGLPEGAALARECVAVCAGHADGSAAELAEVFCWLADHDTARALLAPEIDRARANDDVFLLAYALPRLAELEWRGGRLHAAYRAATEAVRLAEQVALPVLRAEALAGLALVEALSGAEPAARARVDDARRLLPVEFGEVEVRLRYATAMTSVVAARWDEAVTELEWIRAAQRHGGLAEPGWLPVAGELAEAYAHLGRAERAAQASAELGDGRAAAARVHGLLAPERDLDEAFTAALARCDPAAGSLERARTLLGYGQRLRRAKRRRDARERLHAALRLFESAGAQGWARRCRAEIDATGRRAPAPDDRGVDRLTSQERQIALHVAEGLTNREIATRIFLSPKTVEYHLGNVYRKLQLRSRPELIRHLSRRPVSDSD from the coding sequence ATGGGGGGATCGGTGGCTCCGGCCGCCGCCGTCGGCACGGCCACCGACGGCGGCGCGGACGACCTGCTCGGCCGGGCCGACGAGTGTCACCGCCTGACCGGGATGCTTGCCGACGCCGTGGACGGGCGCGGCGGTGCCCTGGTGCTGCGCGGTGCGGCCGGCGTGGGCAAGACGGCCCTGCTCGACCACTGCGCCGCGCACGCGGGCGGGATGCGGGTGCTGCGCGCGACCGGGGTGCCGTTCGAGGCGGAGCTGCCGTTCTCCGCGCTGCACGAACTGGTGCGCCCGCTGCTGGACCGGCTCGACGAGCTGCCGGCGCGGCAGGCCGACGCGCTGCGCACCGCGCTGGCCGTCGACGGCGGTTCCGGCACGGTCAACCGGCTGGCCGCGTACCTGGCGACGTTGACGCTGCTCACCACGGCGGCCGAGCGGACGCCGGTGCTGTGCCTGGTCGACGACGCGCACTGGATCGATCCCGCGTCCGCCGAGGCGTTGCTGTTCACCGCGCGGCGCCTGCTGGCCGACCGGGTCGCGATCGTCTTCGCGGCCCGGGACGTGCCCGGGTTCGACGGGCGCGGCGTGCCGGAGCTGCCGGTGGCGGGGCTGGCGCCGGACGCCGCCGTCCGGCTCGCGATGCGCGCCGGGCTGGACCGGCGGGCCGCCGAGGACCTGGCGGCGGCCACCGCGGGCAATCCGCTGGCCCTGATCGAGCTGCCGGCGGCGCTCGCCGAGGAGCACCGGGACGGCTGGCTGCCGCTGGAGGAGCCGCTGGTGCTGGCGGACCGCATCCGCACCAGCGTCCTGGCGCACGCCCGAGGCCTGCCGGAGGCCACCTGGCGGGCACTGGTCGTCTGCGCGGTGGCCGGCACGACCGGGCCGGCGCTGCTCCAGCAGGTCCTCACGATGCAGGGCCTGCATCTGGACGCGCTCGATCCGGCGGTCGACGCCGGCCTGGTCCGGGTCGGCGGCCGTGAGGTGACGTTCCGCCACCCGCTGACCCGGGCCGCGGTGCACTCCGTCGCCGGCGCCGGGCAACGCCGGTCGGCGCACCTGGCGATCGCCTCGGTGCTGACCGGCGCCGACGCGGCCGACCGCCGGGCCTGGCATCTGGCCGCCGCGACGAGCGTCCCCGACGAGCGGGTGGCCGCGCTGCTGGCCGGGTCGGCCGAGCGGGCGCAGCGGCGCGGCGGGGTGGTGGCCGAGGCGCGGGCGTACGAGCGGTCGGCCCGGCTGACGCCGGACGCGGACCTGCGGGCGGAGCGTCTGATCGGCGCCACCCGGGCCTGGGCCAACGCGGGCGCCGGCCGGCACGCGGTGGCGCTGGGGGAGGAGGCGCTGACGCTCACCCGGCGGGTCGACCTGCTGTGCCGGGTGAAGCCGCTGCTGACCCACCTCGCCCTGCAGCACAGCGACGCCGCGGTACGCGAGCAGGCTTTCCTGGCCGAGGCGGAGTCCTACGCGGGCGTCGACCCGCTCGGCGCGGCCAAGCTGATGAGCGCCGGGGTCAACCAGTTCTGGGCCCGGTTCGACATCGCCGGCATGCTGCCGTTGTGCACCCGGGTGGTGGCGCTCGCCCGGACGGCCGACGGCCCGCCCTGGCCCAAGGGGCTGATCCGGCTGGCCGCCGCGCAGGTGCTGGCCGGGCTGCCCGAGGGGGCGGCGCTGGCCCGGGAGTGCGTCGCCGTCTGCGCCGGGCACGCCGACGGCTCGGCCGCGGAACTGGCCGAGGTGTTCTGCTGGCTCGCCGACCACGACACCGCGCGGGCGTTGCTGGCGCCGGAGATCGACCGCGCACGGGCGAACGACGACGTGTTCCTGCTGGCCTACGCGCTGCCCCGACTCGCCGAGCTGGAGTGGCGCGGTGGCCGGCTGCACGCCGCCTACCGGGCGGCGACCGAGGCGGTCCGGCTCGCCGAACAGGTGGCGCTGCCGGTGCTGCGGGCGGAGGCGTTGGCCGGGCTCGCCCTGGTGGAGGCGCTGTCGGGGGCGGAGCCGGCGGCGCGGGCGCGGGTCGACGACGCCCGCCGGCTGCTGCCGGTCGAGTTCGGCGAGGTCGAGGTCCGGCTCCGGTACGCCACCGCCATGACATCCGTCGTCGCGGCGCGCTGGGACGAGGCGGTGACCGAGCTGGAGTGGATCCGTGCCGCTCAGCGCCACGGCGGGTTGGCAGAGCCGGGCTGGCTCCCGGTGGCCGGCGAACTGGCGGAGGCGTACGCCCATCTGGGCCGCGCGGAGCGGGCGGCCCAGGCGTCGGCGGAGCTGGGCGACGGCCGGGCGGCGGCGGCCCGGGTCCACGGCCTGCTCGCCCCGGAACGGGACCTGGACGAGGCGTTCACGGCCGCGCTGGCCCGGTGTGACCCGGCGGCCGGGTCGTTGGAGCGGGCCCGCACGTTGCTCGGCTACGGTCAGCGGCTGCGCCGGGCGAAGCGACGCCGGGACGCCCGCGAGCGGTTGCACGCCGCCCTGCGGCTGTTCGAGTCGGCCGGTGCCCAGGGGTGGGCGCGGCGCTGCCGGGCCGAGATCGACGCGACCGGGCGGCGGGCGCCGGCCCCCGACGACCGGGGCGTCGACCGGTTGACCAGCCAGGAGCGCCAGATCGCCCTGCACGTCGCGGAGGGCCTGACCAACCGGGAGATCGCCACCCGGATCTTCCTGTCGCCCAAGACCGTGGAGTACCACCTCGGCAACGTCTACCGGAAGTTGCAGCTCCGTTCGCGACCGGAGCTGATCCGCCACCTGTCCCGCCGGCCGGTGTCCGACTCGGACTGA
- a CDS encoding MFS transporter, translating to MRRNATLFVAVSLLSGLGGSAMSLVAGIWVLDLTGSTGLAALAGLCVYAPVLAGPWLGGLLDRAPRRPLVVGVNLALAAVLLSLLAVRGPDRAWLIFVVSCAYGLSYVLIDAGETALLPAALPPARLADVNGWRSSAQEGTKLVAPLAGAGLYAWRGGPPVVLLCAAVPVLVAAGYAALRLPATGPVDRSPAARPHGLRAGLAVLLRRRAVRVPVALAAVTIAMSGFTTAALYTVVVEELALPSTFLGVLASAQGAGSVLAGLVVGRLVARRGASAVGVAGTVLFALGCLGRCLPWWPATVAASVVIGVGLPWTLVAAVIAVQTHTPAALLGRVSGTANTAMFGPVTAAIPLGSAAVHLGGRPPLVAAAVACLAVALTTVATTAWRGQSESDTGRRDRWRISSGRERSCNFR from the coding sequence ATGCGCCGCAACGCCACGCTGTTCGTAGCCGTCTCGCTGCTGTCCGGGCTGGGCGGCAGCGCCATGTCCCTGGTCGCCGGCATCTGGGTGCTCGACCTCACCGGGTCGACCGGGCTGGCCGCGCTCGCCGGGCTCTGCGTCTACGCGCCGGTGCTGGCCGGCCCCTGGCTCGGCGGGCTGCTGGACCGGGCGCCCCGCCGGCCGCTGGTCGTCGGCGTCAACCTGGCGCTGGCCGCCGTCCTGCTCAGCCTGCTCGCGGTGCGCGGGCCGGACCGGGCCTGGCTGATCTTCGTGGTCTCGTGCGCCTACGGCCTCAGCTACGTGCTGATCGACGCCGGCGAGACGGCGCTGCTGCCCGCCGCGCTGCCCCCGGCGCGGCTCGCCGACGTCAACGGCTGGCGTTCCAGCGCGCAGGAGGGCACGAAGCTGGTGGCGCCGCTGGCCGGCGCGGGCCTCTACGCGTGGCGGGGCGGCCCTCCGGTGGTCCTGCTGTGCGCCGCCGTGCCGGTCCTCGTGGCCGCCGGATACGCCGCGTTGCGGCTGCCCGCCACCGGCCCGGTCGACCGGAGTCCGGCGGCACGCCCGCACGGGCTGCGGGCCGGGCTCGCCGTCCTCCTGCGCCGGCGCGCGGTACGCGTACCGGTGGCGCTCGCGGCGGTGACCATCGCGATGTCCGGTTTCACCACCGCGGCGCTCTACACCGTGGTGGTCGAGGAGTTGGCCCTGCCGTCGACGTTCCTCGGCGTGCTGGCCAGCGCGCAGGGCGCCGGTTCGGTGCTCGCCGGGCTGGTGGTCGGGCGGCTCGTCGCCCGCCGGGGCGCGTCCGCCGTCGGCGTCGCCGGCACGGTGCTGTTCGCGCTCGGCTGCCTGGGCCGTTGCCTGCCCTGGTGGCCGGCGACGGTGGCCGCCTCGGTGGTGATCGGCGTGGGTCTGCCGTGGACGCTCGTCGCCGCCGTCATCGCGGTGCAGACGCACACGCCCGCGGCGCTGCTCGGGCGGGTGTCCGGCACCGCGAACACGGCGATGTTCGGGCCGGTCACGGCGGCCATTCCGCTCGGCTCGGCGGCCGTGCACCTCGGCGGCCGGCCGCCGCTCGTCGCCGCCGCCGTGGCCTGTCTGGCCGTCGCGCTGACGACGGTCGCCACGACCGCGTGGCGCGGTCAGTCCGAGTCGGACACCGGCCGGCGGGACAGGTGGCGGATCAGCTCCGGTCGCGAACGGAGCTGCAACTTCCGGTAG
- a CDS encoding alpha-L-fucosidase — MSRPHLTRRSLLAALGAGGAAVAVGGVARPLPAAAAIPGPASYAETWASVGQHPAAPEWFQDAKFGIYFHWGAFSVPAYANEWYPRNMYNNGSNENNHHRSVYGDPSAWPYHNFINGARDKAGNLVQFAPRLKSAGGAFDPNEWAQLFADAGARFAGPVAEHHDGFSMWNSQVNEWNSVARGPKLDLLRLHTDAIRARGMKVMVAMHHAYNFTGFYQWAPQQSDASLRKLYGQLGTAAEEQLWYDKLREVIDQAQPDMIWQDFNLGRISEAQRLKFLAYYYNRAVAWDKEVVATYKDGLERGGSVFDYERGGPAERRDPYWLTDDSISSSSWCYTVGIGYYSLNQMLHSLLDRVSKNGNMVLNIAPMADGTIPSGQRTVLLGIGDYLRRFGESVYATRAWSTYGEGPTQMGGGSFSTPRAGTAQDIRFTRNKANTVLYATILGWPGSSVNITTLAANRINLSSLAGVQLLGSTAGSYVNLPTRTQDNGGLRITLPSASAPFSAPAYVLKLTFNGAIPTLGGSTGTWQRITNVTNGLALDSGGNVASGSALKQWSWDGSTNLQWQLIDLGTGYHRIVNRTNGMVVDGFGQTTNGANAQQAAWNGGNTQQWQLTDQGSGRYRIANRATGLVLDGGGQVASGSPVKQWTWDGSTNLMWTITGV, encoded by the coding sequence ATGTCCCGTCCCCACCTCACCCGCCGTTCCCTGCTGGCCGCCCTCGGCGCGGGCGGAGCCGCCGTCGCCGTGGGCGGCGTGGCTCGCCCACTGCCCGCCGCCGCCGCCATCCCCGGGCCGGCCTCCTACGCCGAGACCTGGGCATCGGTCGGCCAGCACCCGGCCGCGCCCGAGTGGTTCCAGGACGCCAAGTTCGGCATCTACTTCCACTGGGGCGCGTTCAGCGTGCCGGCCTACGCCAACGAGTGGTACCCGCGCAACATGTACAACAACGGCTCGAACGAGAACAACCACCACCGGTCCGTCTACGGCGACCCGTCGGCCTGGCCGTACCACAACTTCATCAACGGGGCCCGCGACAAGGCCGGCAACCTCGTCCAGTTCGCCCCGAGGCTGAAGTCGGCCGGCGGCGCCTTCGACCCCAACGAGTGGGCTCAGCTCTTCGCCGACGCCGGCGCCAGGTTCGCCGGCCCGGTCGCCGAGCACCACGACGGCTTCTCCATGTGGAACAGCCAGGTCAACGAGTGGAACTCGGTGGCCCGGGGCCCGAAGCTCGACCTGCTCCGCCTGCACACCGACGCGATCCGTGCGCGGGGCATGAAGGTCATGGTCGCCATGCACCACGCGTACAACTTCACCGGCTTCTACCAGTGGGCGCCGCAGCAGTCCGACGCGAGCCTGCGCAAGCTCTACGGGCAGCTCGGCACCGCCGCGGAGGAGCAGCTCTGGTACGACAAGCTGCGCGAGGTGATCGACCAGGCCCAGCCGGACATGATCTGGCAGGACTTCAACCTCGGCCGGATCAGCGAGGCGCAGCGGCTGAAGTTCCTGGCCTACTACTACAACCGGGCGGTGGCCTGGGACAAGGAGGTCGTCGCCACCTACAAGGACGGCCTGGAGCGGGGCGGCTCGGTCTTCGACTACGAGCGCGGCGGCCCGGCGGAGCGGCGTGACCCCTACTGGCTCACCGACGACAGCATCAGCAGTTCGAGCTGGTGCTACACGGTGGGCATCGGCTACTACTCGCTCAACCAGATGCTGCACTCGCTGCTGGACCGGGTCAGCAAGAACGGCAACATGGTGCTCAACATCGCGCCGATGGCCGACGGCACCATCCCGAGCGGGCAGCGCACCGTCCTGCTCGGCATCGGCGACTACCTGCGCCGCTTCGGCGAGTCCGTCTACGCCACCCGGGCCTGGAGCACCTACGGCGAGGGTCCGACCCAGATGGGCGGCGGCTCCTTCAGCACGCCGCGCGCCGGCACCGCGCAGGACATCCGGTTCACCCGCAACAAGGCCAACACCGTGCTGTACGCGACGATCCTCGGCTGGCCGGGCAGCTCGGTGAACATCACCACCCTGGCGGCGAACCGGATCAACCTGAGCAGCCTGGCCGGCGTGCAACTGCTCGGGTCCACCGCGGGCAGCTACGTCAACCTGCCGACGCGGACCCAGGACAACGGCGGCCTGCGGATCACCCTGCCCTCGGCCTCGGCGCCTTTCAGCGCCCCCGCGTACGTGCTCAAGCTGACCTTCAACGGCGCGATCCCGACCCTGGGCGGCAGCACCGGCACCTGGCAGCGGATCACCAACGTGACCAACGGCCTGGCGCTGGACAGCGGCGGCAACGTCGCCTCCGGGTCGGCGCTGAAGCAGTGGAGCTGGGACGGCAGCACGAACCTGCAGTGGCAGCTCATCGACCTGGGCACCGGCTACCACCGGATCGTCAACCGGACCAACGGCATGGTCGTCGACGGCTTCGGCCAGACCACCAACGGCGCCAACGCCCAGCAGGCGGCGTGGAACGGCGGCAACACCCAGCAGTGGCAGCTCACCGACCAGGGCAGCGGGCGCTACCGGATCGCCAACCGGGCCACCGGCCTGGTGCTCGACGGCGGTGGTCAGGTGGCCTCCGGTTCCCCGGTCAAGCAGTGGACCTGGGACGGCAGCACCAACCTGATGTGGACGATCACCGGCGTGTGA
- a CDS encoding GAF and ANTAR domain-containing protein — translation MGDGDRHARGRPSTAYGGAELDRLGLVLVDLARGLQSEKDERSTLDAVVRAAVDTIPGADYAAISEIRGRRRISTTATTHQVPCDVDEVQYDTDQGPCLSSLYEETTVRVSDVGADPRWPAFSKGVAELGIGSMLSFQLYVSDDNLGALNLYAERPDAFTDDSEQVGLLFAAHAAVAMSDARQITQLTQALSTRDVIGQAKGILMERHRVTGEQAFRLLVLSSQHTNTKLLDVARHLVESGELTAPR, via the coding sequence GTGGGCGACGGAGACCGGCACGCCCGGGGCCGACCGTCGACGGCGTACGGCGGCGCCGAGCTGGACCGACTGGGCCTGGTGCTCGTCGACCTGGCCCGCGGCCTGCAGAGCGAGAAGGACGAGCGGAGCACGCTGGACGCCGTCGTCAGGGCCGCCGTCGACACCATCCCCGGCGCCGATTACGCCGCGATCTCCGAGATCAGGGGGCGGCGACGGATCTCCACCACCGCCACCACCCACCAGGTGCCGTGCGACGTCGACGAGGTGCAGTACGACACCGACCAGGGACCCTGCCTGTCGTCGCTGTACGAGGAGACCACCGTGCGGGTGTCCGACGTCGGCGCCGACCCGCGCTGGCCGGCGTTCAGCAAGGGCGTCGCCGAGTTGGGGATCGGCAGCATGCTGTCGTTCCAGCTCTACGTCTCCGACGACAACCTCGGCGCGCTCAACCTCTACGCCGAGCGGCCCGACGCGTTCACCGACGATTCGGAGCAGGTGGGCCTGCTGTTCGCCGCGCACGCCGCGGTCGCCATGTCCGACGCCCGGCAGATCACCCAGCTCACCCAGGCTCTCTCCACCCGGGACGTGATCGGCCAGGCCAAGGGCATCCTGATGGAACGGCACCGGGTGACCGGCGAGCAGGCGTTCCGCCTGCTCGTGCTGAGCAGCCAGCACACCAACACCAAACTGCTCGACGTGGCGCGTCACCTGGTCGAGTCGGGGGAACTCACCGCCCCACGGTGA
- a CDS encoding STAS domain-containing protein, with amino-acid sequence MSTALTLTTSDGPDGTRVLTAVGEIDMSNAADFGAALDDAVRPDGDPLVVDLTKVEYLDSAGLAVLFPHAERVALVASPLLEPLLTISGLADLTTVRSA; translated from the coding sequence ATGAGCACGGCCCTGACGCTGACCACCAGCGACGGCCCCGACGGCACGCGTGTGCTGACCGCGGTCGGTGAGATCGACATGAGCAACGCGGCCGACTTCGGCGCCGCGCTGGACGACGCGGTACGCCCCGACGGCGACCCGCTCGTGGTGGACCTGACCAAGGTGGAATACCTGGACAGCGCCGGCCTGGCCGTGCTGTTCCCGCACGCCGAGCGCGTCGCACTGGTCGCCAGCCCACTGCTGGAGCCGCTGCTCACCATCTCCGGGCTGGCCGACCTCACCACGGTCCGCAGCGCCTGA